The nucleotide window GCTGCCGGATCAACGTGTCGGCAATGAGCCGATGCAGCTCCGCAATTCGGGGAATGACCGGCGACTCGCCCTTGCACTTAGGGCACCACCGCACCACGATCCCCACCAAGTAGACGTTCTCCAACCCGCTCAACACGTAGTGGTAGGGAGCGTCGTCCGTTGTCTTCCGCTCGACCATCTCCACGTCACACGTGTAGCATTTCATGATCCACTCCTCCCCGCGTTATCGTCTCCGCACGCTCAGCGAGAACACCGTAACCACGATCAGGTTCCCGTTGATCTCCACCACGCAGGCCGCCCGTCCGCCGTCCACGATCGTGCCATCGATACGGTATCGCCAGCCGCCCCGCTGTGCCTGACTGTGTTCGGTCACCCGCCCGGAGCGCAGGACGTGCCGGACATCATGGATGTCCAGCCCCCACTTCCGCAGTCGCTCTTGCGCGTGGGGCGTGACCTCGACAGTCCCTTTCTCCCACAGCTCGCGAATCCGCCGAAGGACCCATTTCGGGTTGTGAGGGTCCTGAAGCGGCACCACCTCGCCCATCGTCCCTGGACTCGTCTGTGATAAACGGATGAAACCGATTATTAGGATGGCTTGACAATATGTCAAGTTAGAGAGGTAAGTCAAGGGGTGGAGCAATCTGCTCGGGCAACCGCGTGGGGCCCTCCACTCCGGCTGAGCGCCTCTTCCAATTCCCCGAAGTCGGCGCCTTGCAGGACACCGATGCTGCCGCCATCCTACAGGACAGGAGCAGGTTGCGATGCACCGTGGTGTTTCCAGTGCCCCCCGATCCCATCGTTCAGATCACTGGCTGAAATTCTTTCGGGTGCTATGATTTCGCCTGGAGTTGCAGGACGTGGTTACCCAGTTACAAAAATGTCGAGGACCTTGGCCCTATCCCTTGGGTCTGTTGATTGTTGCGGGTGGTCTGATGGCAGGCTGCGCTTCTCTGACCAGCCAGCAGGCTGAGCAGAAGGTTGCTGGTCAAAAGCTCCAAGAGGCGTTGACCAAACAGACGACCGCCAATCAAGAACTGGAAGGCAAGCTCGCGAGACTCCAATTGCTGTTGCTCGAAAAGGAGGCCAAGAACAAAGACCTCGACCAGCGACTCGACGAAGCGATTCTGGAGGTCGTGCGAGCCAAAGCCAAATTGCGAAGCCTGGAAAGCAAGGCGGAAGCCGTCTCGACCCTGGCCGAGGGAGAGATCGCGTTGAAAGCCCTGAAAGCCAATGTTCCCGGAGCGGAGAAAGACGCGGACTTCCTCCAGGCCGAACAACTCCTGAAGGCGAGCGGGCTGGAGCTCAAGAAAGAAAACTACGGGGGGGCCCTCTACCTCGCCGCCCAGGCCAAAGGCATCATCTACGAACGCCAGGAGCGATCGACCGGTCGAGAGAACACGCCGATGATGGCTGGCGAGGTGCCGTTCGCCAGCCCGCTCCCGCTTCGGTTGGTCAGTTCGAGCAAGATCAGGGAAGGTCCCGGCCTGGATTCGAAGGTCCTGTTTACGCTGCCGGAAAAGAGCACGCTGGTCGGTTACTCATACAAGGGCCTTTGGGTTCGCGTGCGAACCCAGGACACCCGTAGCGGCTGGGTTTACTACAACCTGATTGCCGGGCGGTAAGTCGAAGGAATCAGCTCGCGAGGCCAAGGTCGGGCTGTCGATCGGCACCCGCGATCACCACCCGGTTGCGCCCGTTCCGTTTCGCGTGGTACAAGGCGCCGTCGGCTCCGGCAATAATCGCCTCCGGGGTCTTCCCGTGCTCCGGAAAGGTCGCCACGCCGATGCTGACCGTGACGGCCGCCAAGTCCGTCTCCCCACCGAGCCTCGCCGTGCTCGCTCTTTTCCGAATACGCTCTGCGACCTCGACTGCCTCGTCGCTGCTCGCTTCGGGTAACAGCACGATGAACTCGTCGCCGCCGTAGCGCGACGCATAGTCCATACTCCGCAACGATTCCCTCAAGATTGCCCCGATGCCCTTCAACAGGGCATCTCCCGCCTGGTGACCCAACGTGTCGTTGTACTCTTTGAAATGATCGGCATCGATCATCGCGACGGAGAATTGGTGACGGCATCGCGTGGCCCGGGCCACCTCGCTCGCCAGCACGTCCATAAAATGTTTGCGATTGTACAGCCCGGTCAAACTATCGGTAATGGAGACCGTCTGAAGTTCTTGGTTCCTGTCGCTCAGCATCCGGTTGATGGTTGCCAGTTGGTCCTGACTCTGGCGCAAGCGCTCCACCATCTCGTTGAACGCTTCAGTCAAATACCCGACCTCGCCGCGACCGATCACCGGGAGTTTCACCCCCAGATCCCCTTCCGCGACCTTGGCTGCGCCGTCGGCCAGACGGTTGAGGGGGCGGACGATCGTCAGGCCCAACACGTACGCGGCGAGGCCGATGGCCAAGAGAAGGCCCAAGCCGATC belongs to Nitrospirota bacterium and includes:
- a CDS encoding DUF4258 domain-containing protein yields the protein MGEVVPLQDPHNPKWVLRRIRELWEKGTVEVTPHAQERLRKWGLDIHDVRHVLRSGRVTEHSQAQRGGWRYRIDGTIVDGGRAACVVEINGNLIVVTVFSLSVRRR
- a CDS encoding SH3 domain-containing protein, giving the protein MAGCASLTSQQAEQKVAGQKLQEALTKQTTANQELEGKLARLQLLLLEKEAKNKDLDQRLDEAILEVVRAKAKLRSLESKAEAVSTLAEGEIALKALKANVPGAEKDADFLQAEQLLKASGLELKKENYGGALYLAAQAKGIIYERQERSTGRENTPMMAGEVPFASPLPLRLVSSSKIREGPGLDSKVLFTLPEKSTLVGYSYKGLWVRVRTQDTRSGWVYYNLIAGR
- a CDS encoding diguanylate cyclase, which encodes MRSKFGDYEELVVVNTKTQTIATSASQVSALSFPPDWQTRAKADTPIMGQAYQDPTLRKMVMLIAVPIRAQDGRFLGLLAVKLNFHTVEKILDRSTLAATGASYLIAPDGAVIAKSNRTSSEGITLKHLSRLFDTARRPETDSALLEYPDGQGKPVIGVLRTLAQLDWGVVAQIGKEEVYAQTVQIRSLTAAIGLGLLLAIGLAAYVLGLTIVRPLNRLADGAAKVAEGDLGVKLPVIGRGEVGYLTEAFNEMVERLRQSQDQLATINRMLSDRNQELQTVSITDSLTGLYNRKHFMDVLASEVARATRCRHQFSVAMIDADHFKEYNDTLGHQAGDALLKGIGAILRESLRSMDYASRYGGDEFIVLLPEASSDEAVEVAERIRKRASTARLGGETDLAAVTVSIGVATFPEHGKTPEAIIAGADGALYHAKRNGRNRVVIAGADRQPDLGLAS